A genomic stretch from Chaetodon auriga isolate fChaAug3 chromosome 17, fChaAug3.hap1, whole genome shotgun sequence includes:
- the yars1 gene encoding tyrosine--tRNA ligase, cytoplasmic, with the protein MADQLSPDEKLHLISRNLQEVLGEDKVKQVLQERELKVYWGTATTGKPHVAYFVPMSKIADFLKAGCEVTILFADLHAYLDNMKAPWELLELRVKYYEQVIKAMLESIGVPLDKLKFVKGTDYQLSREYTLDVYRLSSMVTEHDAKKAGAEVVKQVEHPLLSGLLYPGLQALDEEYLKVDAQFGGVDQRKIFTLAEKYLPSLGYAKRAHLMNPMVPGLTGAKMSSSEEESKIDLLDSKEDVKKKLKKAFCEPGNIQNNGVLSFVKYVLFPLRGEFCIKRDPKWGGDKIYTDFEDVEKDFAEETIHPGDLKASVEVALNQLLEPIRKKFESPELRKLTNSAYPNPSKTKGAGKGAKAGGGGGRGGEDDELAPSRLDIRVGKIISVEKHPDADSLYLEKIDVGEPEPRTVVSGLVAYVSQEDLQDRMVLVLCNLKPQKMRGIESQAMLLCASIEGEPRRVEPLDPPEGSSPGEQVFVEGYEMGKPDDKLNPKKKVWEKLQVDLKISDECAAQWKDKHLMTKLGQITCKTLKGGNIS; encoded by the exons ATGGCAGATCAGCTGAGTCCAGATGAGAAGTTACACCTCATTAGCAGGAACCTCCAG GAGGTTCTCGGAGAGGACAAGGTGAAGCAGGTTCTTcaggagagagagctgaaagTGTACTGGGGCACAGCGACCACTGGCAAACCCCATGTGGCTTACTTTGTCCCCATGTCCAAGATAGCAGACTTCCTCAAGGCTGGATGTGAG gtcACTATTTTGTTTGCAGACTTGCATGCCTATCTAGACAACATGAAGGCCCCctgggagctgctggagctcaggGTGAAGTACTACGAGCAGGTCATCAAGGCCATGTTGGAGAGCATTGGCGTGCCTCTGGATAAACTCAAGTTTGTCAAAGGGACTGACTACCAGCTCAGCAG AGAGTACACGCTGGATGTGTACCGTCTGTCCTCCATGGTGACAGAGCATGATGCTAAGAAGGCTGGAGCTGAGGTCGTCAAACAGGTGGAGCATCCACTGCTGAGTGGTCTGCTCTACCCCGGCCTGCAG GCACTGGATGAGGAGTACCTCAAGGTGGACGCCCAGTTTGGAGGAGTTGACCAGAGGAAGATTTTCACTCTGGCAGAGAAG TACTTGCCCTCTCTTGGCTATGCCAAACGCGCCCATCTGATGAATCCGATGGTACCAGGACTGACGGGGGCCAAGATGAGCTCCTCAGAAGAA GAGTCAAAGATTGACCTACTTGACTCCAAAGAAGATGtaaagaagaagctgaagaaggcCTTCTGTGAGCCAGGCAACATCCAGAACAATGGAGTCCTCTCATTTGTCAAATATGTCCTCTTCCCTCTGCGTGGAG AGTTCTGCATCAAAAGAGACCCAAAGTGGGGTGGAGACAAAATCTACACTGACTTTGAAGACGTGGAGAAAGACTTTGCTGAGGAG ACCATCCATCCAGGGGACCTTAAGGCCTCAGTGGAAGTAGCACTAAACCAACTGCTGGAGCCAATCAGAAAGAAGTTTGAGTCTCCTGAGCTCCGCAAACTTACCAACTCTGCCTACCCCAACCCCTCAAAGACGA AAGGAGCAGGAAAGGGTGCcaaggctggaggaggaggaggaagaggaggagaggacgaTGAGCTAGCTCCCTCCAGACTGGACATCCGGGTGGGCAAGATCATCAGTGTAGAGAAG CATCCGGATGCTGATTCGCTGTACCTGGAGAAGATCGATGTGGGAGAGCCAGAGCCAAGGACGGTAGTCAGCGGGCTGGTGGCCTATGTTTCACAGGAGGACTTACAGGACAGAATGGTGTTGGTGCTGTGCAATCTGAAACCCCAGAAGATGCGAGGGATTGAGTCTCAAGCCATGCTGTTATGTGCCTCTAT TGAAGGGGAGCCCAGGAGGGTCGAGCCTCTGGATCCTCCAGAGGGGTCATCACCAGGAGAGCAGGTCTTTGTCGAAGGATATGAGATGGGCAAACCAGACGACAAACTCAACCCAAAGAAGAAGGTGTGGGAGAAGCTACAG GTCGACCTGAAGATATCAGACGAGTGTGCAGctcagtggaaagacaaacacctgatgaCCAAACTGGGACAGATCACATGTAAGACACTCAAAGGAGGCAACATCAGTTAG
- the mfsd2ab gene encoding sodium-dependent lysophosphatidylcholine symporter 1-B isoform X2 codes for MAKGEGGEQYSNASLLNKPVSSDGIKLARKEHRSRLSVCNKICYAIGGAPYQITGCALGFFLQIYLLDVAQLDPFYASIILFVGRAWDAITDPTVGFLVSRSPWTRFGRMLPWILLSTPLAVLSYFLIWYVPPFEDGKVIWYLFFYCIFQSLQTCFHVPYSALTMFISSEQKERDSATAYRMTVEVLGTVLGTAIQGQIVGMANAPCLRGPGDLMADLSNSSKSVGLNDSEPVISLEDTKAAYMIASGVICLIYVLCAIVLFFGVREQKESCRPRSEPMSFFQGIKLVMGHGPYAKLVMVFLFTSLGFMLLEGNFALFCSSTLGFRNDFQNILLVIMLSATLAIPFWQWFLTRFGKKTAVYAGTLSVVPFLIVVVVLKSNLIVTYIVSFAAGVGVAAGFLLPWSMLPDVVDDFQVQNPDSTGHEALFYSFYVFFTKFASGVSLGISTLSLDFAGYVTRGCTQPEEVALTLKLLISVAPIVLFIIGLVILYSYPINEERRQGNRKLLQEQRDNEADSDSDLTELSNMV; via the exons GAGCATAGGAGCAGGTTGTCAGTCTGCAACAAGATATGCTATGCCATCGGCGGAGCACCCTACCAGATCACAGGATGTGCCCTGGGCTTTTTTCTGCAGATCTATCTACTGGATGTAGCTCAG CTGGATCCCTTCTATGCCTCCATCATCCTGTTTGTGGGCCGAGCATGGGATGCCATAACGGACCCCACCGTCGGTTTCCTGGTCTCCCGAAGCCCATGGACGCGATTCGGACGCATGCTTCCCTG GATCCTGCTCTCAACCCCTCTGGCTGTGCTTTCCTATTTCCTCATATGGTACGTTCCTCCCTTTGAAGATGGCAAAGTCATCTGGTACCTTTTCTTCTACTGCATCTTCCAGAGCCTTCAGACT TGCTTCCATGTGCCGTACTCTGCCCTCACCATGTTCATCAGCTCAGAGCAGAAAGAACGAGACTCTGCGACTGCATACA GGATGACGGTGGAGGTTCTGGGCACTGTTCTTGGTACAGCCATCCAGGGGCAGATTGTGGGTATGGCAAATGCTCCCTGCCTCCGAGGACCCGGTGACCTCATGGCAGACCTGAGCAACTCCTCAAAGTCTGTGGGACTCAATGACTCAGAGCCTGTCATTTCACTGGAGGACACG AAAGCGGCCTACATGATTGCCTCTGGTGTCATCTGCTTAATCTATGTCCTCTGTGctattgtgcttttctttggCGTGAGAGAGCAAAAAG agTCTTGTCGTCCCAGGTCGGAGCCCATGTCTTTCTTCCAGGGGATTAAGCTGGTGATGGGGCATGGACCGTATGCCAAGCTGGTCATGGTTTTCCTCTTTACCTCACTTGGTTTCATG CTCCTGGAGGGAAACTTCGCCCTGttctgcagctccacactggGCTTCAGAAACGACTTCCAGAATATCCTGCTGGTCATCATG ctcTCGGCGACTCTGGCCATCCCCTTCTGGCAGTGGTTTCTGACTCGCTTTGGGAAGAAGACTGCAGTTTATGCTGGCACCTTG TCTGTGGTTCCCTTCCTGATCGTGGTGGTGGTTCTGAAGAGTAACCTCATCGTCACCTACATCGTCTCCTTCGCTGCCGGAGTCGGAGTCGCTGCAGGCTTCTTGCTGCCTTG gtCTATGCTGCCCGATGTTGTCGACGATTTCCAAGTGCAGAACCCCGACTCCACCGGCCACGAAGCTCTCTTCTATTCCTTCTACGTCTTCTTCACCAAGTTCGCCTCTGGAGTCTCGCTTGGTATCTCCACTCTTAGTTTAGA ttTCGCAGGCTATGTCACCAGAGGCTGCACTCAACCAGAGGAAGTGGCTCTAACCTTGAAACTTCTGATTTCCGTCGCCCCCATAGTTCTCTTCATCATCGGCCTGGTCATATTGTACTCGTATCCAATCAACGAAGAGAGGAGGCAAGGCAACCGCAAACTGCTCCAGGAACAGAG GGACAACGAAGCAGATTCAGACTCAGACTTGACAGAATTGTCCAACATGGTCTAG
- the mfsd2ab gene encoding sodium-dependent lysophosphatidylcholine symporter 1-B isoform X1, with translation MAKGEGGEQYSNASLLNKPVSSDGIKLARKQEHRSRLSVCNKICYAIGGAPYQITGCALGFFLQIYLLDVAQLDPFYASIILFVGRAWDAITDPTVGFLVSRSPWTRFGRMLPWILLSTPLAVLSYFLIWYVPPFEDGKVIWYLFFYCIFQSLQTCFHVPYSALTMFISSEQKERDSATAYRMTVEVLGTVLGTAIQGQIVGMANAPCLRGPGDLMADLSNSSKSVGLNDSEPVISLEDTKAAYMIASGVICLIYVLCAIVLFFGVREQKESCRPRSEPMSFFQGIKLVMGHGPYAKLVMVFLFTSLGFMLLEGNFALFCSSTLGFRNDFQNILLVIMLSATLAIPFWQWFLTRFGKKTAVYAGTLSVVPFLIVVVVLKSNLIVTYIVSFAAGVGVAAGFLLPWSMLPDVVDDFQVQNPDSTGHEALFYSFYVFFTKFASGVSLGISTLSLDFAGYVTRGCTQPEEVALTLKLLISVAPIVLFIIGLVILYSYPINEERRQGNRKLLQEQRDNEADSDSDLTELSNMV, from the exons cAGGAGCATAGGAGCAGGTTGTCAGTCTGCAACAAGATATGCTATGCCATCGGCGGAGCACCCTACCAGATCACAGGATGTGCCCTGGGCTTTTTTCTGCAGATCTATCTACTGGATGTAGCTCAG CTGGATCCCTTCTATGCCTCCATCATCCTGTTTGTGGGCCGAGCATGGGATGCCATAACGGACCCCACCGTCGGTTTCCTGGTCTCCCGAAGCCCATGGACGCGATTCGGACGCATGCTTCCCTG GATCCTGCTCTCAACCCCTCTGGCTGTGCTTTCCTATTTCCTCATATGGTACGTTCCTCCCTTTGAAGATGGCAAAGTCATCTGGTACCTTTTCTTCTACTGCATCTTCCAGAGCCTTCAGACT TGCTTCCATGTGCCGTACTCTGCCCTCACCATGTTCATCAGCTCAGAGCAGAAAGAACGAGACTCTGCGACTGCATACA GGATGACGGTGGAGGTTCTGGGCACTGTTCTTGGTACAGCCATCCAGGGGCAGATTGTGGGTATGGCAAATGCTCCCTGCCTCCGAGGACCCGGTGACCTCATGGCAGACCTGAGCAACTCCTCAAAGTCTGTGGGACTCAATGACTCAGAGCCTGTCATTTCACTGGAGGACACG AAAGCGGCCTACATGATTGCCTCTGGTGTCATCTGCTTAATCTATGTCCTCTGTGctattgtgcttttctttggCGTGAGAGAGCAAAAAG agTCTTGTCGTCCCAGGTCGGAGCCCATGTCTTTCTTCCAGGGGATTAAGCTGGTGATGGGGCATGGACCGTATGCCAAGCTGGTCATGGTTTTCCTCTTTACCTCACTTGGTTTCATG CTCCTGGAGGGAAACTTCGCCCTGttctgcagctccacactggGCTTCAGAAACGACTTCCAGAATATCCTGCTGGTCATCATG ctcTCGGCGACTCTGGCCATCCCCTTCTGGCAGTGGTTTCTGACTCGCTTTGGGAAGAAGACTGCAGTTTATGCTGGCACCTTG TCTGTGGTTCCCTTCCTGATCGTGGTGGTGGTTCTGAAGAGTAACCTCATCGTCACCTACATCGTCTCCTTCGCTGCCGGAGTCGGAGTCGCTGCAGGCTTCTTGCTGCCTTG gtCTATGCTGCCCGATGTTGTCGACGATTTCCAAGTGCAGAACCCCGACTCCACCGGCCACGAAGCTCTCTTCTATTCCTTCTACGTCTTCTTCACCAAGTTCGCCTCTGGAGTCTCGCTTGGTATCTCCACTCTTAGTTTAGA ttTCGCAGGCTATGTCACCAGAGGCTGCACTCAACCAGAGGAAGTGGCTCTAACCTTGAAACTTCTGATTTCCGTCGCCCCCATAGTTCTCTTCATCATCGGCCTGGTCATATTGTACTCGTATCCAATCAACGAAGAGAGGAGGCAAGGCAACCGCAAACTGCTCCAGGAACAGAG GGACAACGAAGCAGATTCAGACTCAGACTTGACAGAATTGTCCAACATGGTCTAG